The following DNA comes from Pseudorasbora parva isolate DD20220531a chromosome 8, ASM2467924v1, whole genome shotgun sequence.
GGCAGTTGGCCTGAAGTGCAAGTGTTCAGCGTGACTGCCTCAGACATTTCCTGCATTGCTTTGTTCGGCCCCATGGCTGCCACTCAATTTAAAGCAAAGCTATTAGAACAAACTGCTCTTGGGGGCACAAAGGTAGATTGGGCATGACGCTACGAAGCTAATCGTCCAAATGTCCCCTGTGCAAGGACAAACTTTGAGGGCTGAGGACAACTGATCCAAAATGTAAAAGAGGATCTAAAGAAATCTGAGAATGTGTCATTTGATCTAAAGAAAAGCAGAAAgacaaatttacattttaaataaagaatgTTCTTTTGAATATCCTATTAATCAAAAAGTCTCATATCGCCATATTAAGCAGCTTATGAATGTTTTCAACATGTGAGTGAGCAGCAAAtcggcatattagaatgatcaatatttttttacggatcatgtgacacttaaagctacactgtgtgatattttcccccatctagcggtgaaaaggtatatgaccatcaagtgaataatagtttttgttcctctcaattatgatttcgttttaacaaaaaaattctatggtggccgatttagtccaagattaacatggcaatccccctcttcacattcgacacggtgccatcgagtgttaaaacgcgaaaggcgaagcttgaatttatgggtatgtccctctttggctaatgtactttcaagatggaggggcaacatggcgaccagcattcaaacccctcacccgtatgtattttcaatggcatattataaacttacgagattGTTTTATTACTTCAAAGAAGTAAacatacattaatgagcacatattttttaaagaactaagtgtttttagctaagaataaactaaaaaagttacacagtgtagctttaagactggaataatgatgctgaaaagatggacggatggatggacagaaagaCTGACAGGCAGGCaggtatagatagacagatggatggacagatacaATGAGACgcttaaaaaaaatgatgtgatGTATTTTTCTAGTTCTAAAACTTCCTCTTTTTTACTTTCTCTTCTGCCTCAACTGAACAGCATAATTAGCctctttttaataaaacaagaagTGAGGAAATCATTAACTCTCCAGGGGAAATCCTGTCTGTCTTATCCATTCCAGTCTACAACTATCCCAGTTCCTTCTTGACATCACCATAAGAACCATGTGATCTTGATAAGGACCATGTGCAGTTGCATTAAAAGGAGCATCTTCATTTTTTGTGGTTTGCATAACTTGATATCAGAAGATGGAACTTTTCCAACAATCAGACATAAGGCACAGACGCATTTATCATCATGTCAAAATACAACTATTCCATTTGATAATTATGAgcctaaaaatgtataaaataaccTAATATGACTCTAGCAAATACGGCAACTGTTGATTAAATACTTACCCTTCCAAAGCACTTTACCCGGcttcacacagaaaaatagggtgtcaaaattgtacctttaggggtacaacagcttgtcgctggggcagtacccttaaaaggacaactttgtaccatttttaccacaaaaaggttcaaagTAGTACCTTAAGTTAcacatttgtactcaaaggtactaaaATGCACCTTttaggtacaaagatgtccatttaagggtactgcccaagtgacaagctgttgtacccctaaaggtacaattttgacaccctatttttctttGTGTAGGAATAAACTTGCAAAACTGCCACAGCCTTAAAATCAGAATGAGAAAGACAAAGAAAGAGTCATGCTTCAGCACATCTTATCACACATAATGGGCTGTAAAAGAACCCGAAGACCTAAGCTCCTCAGGCACGATTAGTATCTGCTTCACGTGATTAGCTTCAGCAACTTAATGGTGTCACACCAAAACCTGCACAGGACGAGTGCACAAATACCAAAATACCACCAAAACAATATTAGTACAATGTAACGTTATGTAAATAAATCCTATACAGAGTGGAAAGATATAGGTTGCTTGCAATGAAGGCATGTTGACCTTTGCCCCATGGAAAGAATTATACatataaacctgagattactatccatctatctatctatctatctatctatctatctatctatctatctatctatctgcttTCCTATCTATTCATCCATCATCCAATATATCGTATCTTAGTGTTTAAAATTTGTCCTAAAAAACTTTCTTTACAAGGTTAACAGTCCTCCTAAAAATGTTTGGAACTGTATTATAAAAACCGCCTGTATATCTTTTGACTTGATTATCGTCATTACGACGCCATAACACTAAGGCTCGTAGACGTAAAATTTCCTCATAATTATTTTTGTAGAAATAGCAGGTGTGTTGAAGTTTTGACCTGTCTCTCACCATTTTAAACGCATGTTTTCCGTGTCAGCAACAGCAGCCCGTCAGGCTGTACGTTAGGCCTCAGTCAGAGATGTTGTGCGATGAGAGCGCGCCCTCTAACGGCTCAGCGCTGATAATGGCCGCTGCAGGCCCTGGATGAACATCAATCTCTAGGcccagatatatatatatatatatatatatatatatatatatatatatatatatatatatatatatatatataaaaacagaaTAGGCAaacacaaaatcttttaatcacGATTTAATGAATCTGACAGGCCGCTTTTGTCAATGGCGGTACCGAAGAGGGCATAGGGCATATATGCTGTGTAAACTATACAGTCATATGATCAAGTGCAGACATCAGagtttcaacaacaaaaaaaagctaaaacaaGACACATGCAAATTAATTCTAAACCTAAATAGCAGAACAGCAGACAGGAAGACGGCAAATACATCTGTTGGGCAACCAGACCTTAACTAATTACATTCAGAAACCTGTCCTGCAGACGACTACACAAAAAGACTTAACAACCTGTTAGTAGCTTGATGGAGTTAGGATTTTGTAATATGACTTACATGGTGTTTTTTTGCtcttaaactttattttatacatCTCAATTACATACATCTAATCCATTGTATATTCAGATTCCAAAATTCAACACTAGCTCTCTCAAACGAAACACCTCAAACATCaaatgaaaagaaaatatacatttactGCAGAGGTAATCAGACAAAAAATTCCTTCTAGAACAACAGAATGCGTCAAATCAAACTATACAGACGCGCCTCCATACAACCAAATGTGCTTCTATGCTTTGCCCCAATACCCCAAAAATGACATACAGCGCATGGCATTTCAATATATTACAGCACTAAGTCACCAAAAATATATCCATTTATAGCAGACATATGTGCTGGTCAATACTTAACATTTTCTGACTtcctttattattttaattttttacaacaTATGCGCTAGGAAAAACCTGCAAGGACCATTAACAAAAACTTGGGGCCTCTAATGAAAAGCAATTTAACTGCAACATGTACACAAGTAGTATGGGATATGATCCATGCAGTTGTGCACAGCCAGCATAGTCATGGTATGGTCTCGTTTAATATTCGTAGATGACATCAGCCACCAGTGCATCACAGTCTTCATTGGAGATACATTCTACGGTCTGGTCTGGTCCGGTCTGGACTCAGCCAGACTTGAAGAGGAGAATGGCCACCTGGCCCAAGTAGAAGTAGATGAAGTGTTTTGTCTCATGGGTCACGTAGCTGCCGAAGTTCCTTCCCACAATGCAATGCCACGTGGGATTGTATTTCTTATCGAACTCCTGTAACACGAGACAACGTGGTTTTAGGACACAGAAAATGCAAACGCGACAAAAATACACGACAGGAGTGCAAGATGACGGAGTGGCTCAAATCTCACCTTTTTGATGTATGCGGCAATGTCCTTCTCTATGttgtatttctccatggcctgcGTGGCACAGTCCACAGCATCCTGCTGCATGTCTTCAGACATGTCTGCGTTTTTGATCACAGCCTTCCTGTCGGTCATGGTGCCTGAAAACATAAAGACCAACCTGGTTAAAGTCGAAACAGTGGGGCCTTTCATGGGTGCTTCTTCCCTGACAATAGCAGGTAAATTCCTGACAGAAAGCCATCAACTGAGAGGATCTGATTTGTTAAGGTAATTCAAATGACACTAGATACTTCAATGAGAACCAAGCAGGTCTTTAAATCCAACACCATCATGTGCAGCTAGTGCATACTAGTAATGCTAGGGCCAGTCAAACTGCTCAAATCCTGTATATAAAAGTGCTTAAGTAGCAAAACTAATACTGGGATCCATGTGGCCCAAATGCATACAGGCAAAACTACTAGAGAAACGCTGAAAGATCATGCACAGATACGTCAGAACTGTTGGTTTAGCACTCAAACTAATAATCATGATGGCAATCGACTGAATCACGGTTTAAGGTCTGGATCATCTATCAAGTCATTGACAGGTCAGGATGGAGGAATGCTACGTCACACCTCCATTCACAGCGTGCGCGTTTGATGCTCCAGCAAATCAATGAAACGCAGGTGCACGCGGCGTTCTCATGGTAGCGTCTTTATTTCAACGATAAATGCATCTTTGCTAAAGCGATTGTAATATCGTGTGAGAGAGAAAATACGGGGTTTAAATATCTAAAACGAAAACATTTAGGCTCAAAATGCATGCGAGATCACTCGAGATGGTGTAACTATTCCACTCACCTGTCAACAATATTTGGCAAGAGAAATTTGCAATTCAAAACAGTCGCCGTACGAGCTTTCGTCGTTTCGGATGTCCCTTTGACGCTAGGAGAAGAACATAAGGATCAAGTCAAACGCCGACTGGTGCCCGCGCTAAAATCCCTGGCTCTTCACAATGCCGTCCTACACAGCGCTCGCCATTGGCTGCAGACCAGCCGCTCCCTGCGCCCCTCTGCCAGCATCTTATTTCATCCCACAATGCATCTTTAACCGGAGACCACAGGGAAATGTGCTTGTTTGGGTATAAGCTTCAGGACTGTGTAGGCCAGGAAATAGCTTAAATTAGACTCGGTGGACCTTCACAATGAAAACACGTCACAATAAATTATTGCAAGGTTAGAGGTATCATTGTGCCTCTCATGCTCAGTCCCACACAGTGTAATGTtactaaaaaaatgaataatgtaATGACTGTCTCCGATTCGTCTTCATAGTTTATTTCCGATTTCTACATAATAATTCAGTTCTTACAGATAATTGCACTTCTATACTAGCCTATCCATGTAGTATAAACATATCCAATATTAGTTATTCTAACTACATAATAGGAATACGATTGCTTGTCATGAAATTCCACTGATTACAAAACTCACGTTGGCATCTCGACATAaagttagttatttttttacaatgtacatGATGACTTATGTAACAAGTCGCGGTTCATTCAGTGACcgctttaaaaaatgtattcacaaTAAAATAGTCAGCTCACGCCACAAGTTATTATGAGAATCGCAATGCATTGATATTGGTCGGACTATTTTTCTCTCTCCATGTAATTGTTTACCCTAACTACTGTTTACAGTAACTAAGCattcatttttttgtctttatttaCTCCCTACAAACCGTCTATAGAATACAAAATATGGTTTACTTCGGTCAATGATTGTCTGGGCACCCATTTAGTTTGTAcagacaaataaatgtttaaacattGCCCAATATCTTGCTTTCCACTAAAGTAATGACACTTAAATGAATTTAAGAAAACTACAATTTATAATAAACTATCTGcaaaattataacattatacTCAACCATTCAGAAccaataaaaagtaaataaatgcaCCATACAGAGTTTTGTACCAATGAAACCTTTATTTAGGCAAAAAAACTTCACTAAAAGAAACCAAATGCTAGTGATGTTAAGCATCTACTGTCCACATTGGGACAGTGTAAATCTAAAAATGCCTGAGTATACCACCCATCCCAAATGTAATTTTCCCCCATTTACCATATACGGTTCCTGTCGACTCCATCCCCATAGATTGCTCCAGCATCTGCTCCTCCAATGTGTTAAATGTGAAGGGCCAAAACGTCTACATACTCCACTGAggtataaagaaaataaagggGGCAGGGAAGTACTTTTGAACTGTGGTCTTAAAATCCTATGATCCTGGGAGCAATTGATCCTGTTCCATGTATCCAGCATTCCCTATCCTATCTTCATTATGTACTGATCCCAGTGATCCGGCATCCACTGAGCCTCTCCTCCAATCCAAACCTTAAGATACCAGCAAAATCAAGAGAAAGGAGGTAAAGAGTTAGAATCAAATCCACTCAAACCTGCCTTCTTTGATGCATGCATACAGCATTAAGGCAAAGACAGACTATCAAAACTAACCTAACACTAAGACTGAGTCGAATAGGTCATGAAAGTTGGATCTTTGAACAAAAACCCAACTGGTACATTTTTACAATGCCATCTGACGTGAAAATTCTTTAATTAGTAGTTACCCAAATAATGCCCTGAGGGCCAAGAATAGTATTTTTCTAGACATATTGGAGGATTGTTCTACTGCTCAAATTCACCCTTTTACGCAACAAAGTATAGATTTAGTAATCCTTTATTACAAAGCATCAGTTCTGCGTCACGTCTAGAGGAAGACAGCATAAAAGAGTTGTTTTGGAACCCACTATCCCATAAACATACATggcatttacaaaaatattggGAGCCATCACATAACCCTTTGTTTGGTCTATGAAAAGACATCCACTTTGTATTCAAAAAAAGTGATGGGCAAAACAAAATGAAGTCagttaaaaacatacatttaaaaagaacCAATGGGTGAGAGTgtgtgggggtgggggtggaGAGACAGAACATAGGACATTTAGAAGACCATAATTCTCACAAAACAAGAGGGGGTAAATTAAAACATGGGGCTTGTGatgtgtaaaaaacaaaacaaaaaaatggttTTGGCTCCACCAAAGAGGTGAGAAGAGTGGAGCGCTTTAGGACCGAGAGCGGGAACGGCTATGGCGAGGGGAGTACTGGGGAGACCCTCGGCTGCGGCGTGGGGAGTAGCTTCGGCTACGGTTGTTGCTGCGGCTGCGACTCCTGCTGCGACTGCGGCTCCTTGACCTTGATCTTCCATAGCTCGGACTGCGGGGACCGTCCACCTTCACGCGGATGTACGCAGTTTCTCCCTGGCAGAGAAAGAACTTTCCACTGAGCAAATGTAATGTATAATCATGTTAACATTGTCACTATACTTACCAGACTTCTTTGGTTGCCCTCAAAACACCAGTATTTCCATTTCCATTAACCAGTAAGCACTGACTACACAAGATGTCTAGTTTGACAAGGTTTACCGTTGGCATTCACAAGGAGAGGTCAACCGATAGTGGATTTTCCTGATAATAACTACATTCAGAAATCTGTCCGATAAAAGATTAATCGAacaatagttttaaaaaatcagtaatatgaaaaatgaatgaaaattagTACTGAACAGTTATGAAATTAATGAGAGCGTTgtaataaatttaaataatacagCTGTGCTTCAAGCATTTTTTtggttataaataaataaaataaataaagagcaATTTCTTAAAGGTAGCTTAAATGGTAGGTACAAAATGTCCCCTGTATTTTACCTAGCCATTATGTTTTCACAACCACTTCAAAAAGTTTGGTAAAAATCAACGGTTTCTGCTGTGCTGGTGCTTTATCTTATGAAGCAATTGGAAGAGCGAACGCAAAATCCTAGGCAGCATTCACATTAACAAGGTTATTAACAACAATAATATATAGCTCAGCAACAATTTTCCCCCTTAATAACCACATATTAATTAGCAAAAACAATACATCAGACCATCCACTATTCACAAGTGTGGGTTCCCTTAAAACAGATCCACCTAGCATATCATTAGGGAACTGCTTACCTTAAGAATATTCCAATGCTAAGTATATCCAAATGTTTGGATTAAAATCTCAAACCTACCTCATGCGACCGGAATTTTGTGTTATCCAGTTTGCGAACGGCGTAGGTCATGTCTTCTTTGCGAACAAACTCCACCACACCAGTTCCATCTCGGAAAACGTCAGCGTAACATACATCACCTGCTTCACGCATGTGATCCTTTAGATCCTGCCAGCTACCACTCGGTGGAAGCCCTGGAATGAAATACAACGATCAATACAACTTCAAGTGGctcttaaattaaattaaaactctGACACCACCTTACCTGAAACAATTACTCTGTACTCTGAACGTCTGGATGGGGGACCATATCTACCCCTAGGAGCCCCACCACCTCCTCCTCCGCCGCCGCCGCCACCACCACCTCCACCACCGCCAAACCCTCCTCTCCCCATTCCTCTCCCGCTTCTCGGAAACTCAACCCGAAGACGATAGCCATCGTAGTCATAGCCATCCCGAGCATAAACAGCATCTTCCGCATCTCTAAAGGaaacagaaagaaaaacaaTGGCATGAAGAGCCAGTTAGTGCGGCTAGGGGTCGCACTGAGAAACTATCAACATATCTACTTAACTAATCCTCAGCCACTAATCTGACCAGCTAGTTATGTCCCTTAATAGATAAAATTCAACCAAAACTGcttcaaaatacaaaacaaaaacagaaaggTTGGTGACAAACACTTATTTGCAACTAATTTGAATCAAACTTAATTTgtctagttaaaaaaaaattcataagtTTTCCTAACAAAGagcaaaattattattttttatatcaaaTGGATAATTTTGAGTTGCAACGCCTAACGTTACCCATTACGACGACAAGCATGAATAAATGAGCTCTGGAAACATGGTGAGCACGGCTAAGCTAATTAGCATGGTAGCACagaaaacaaaagtaaaatggcttttaaacaaataaacacacttaaaatatatatagagagagaccGTTAAAAGCAGTTACACAAGTAACAGGTTTTTAAATTGCTTTAAGAAGTGAAATTAGTCAAAGTGAAATTGATAACGTTGAAACAAACAGATTAGCTTTTTGGCTAAAGGCTCAACGTTCAGTTTTGCACACCTGGGGTCCTCAAACTCGACAAAGGCGA
Coding sequences within:
- the dynll2a gene encoding dynein, light chain, LC8-type 2a; the protein is MTDRKAVIKNADMSEDMQQDAVDCATQAMEKYNIEKDIAAYIKKEFDKKYNPTWHCIVGRNFGSYVTHETKHFIYFYLGQVAILLFKSG
- the srsf1a gene encoding serine/arginine-rich splicing factor 1A, which codes for MSAEMSGGGVIRGPAGSNDCRIYVGNLPPDIRTKDVEDVFYKYGAIRDIDLKNRRGGPPFAFVEFEDPRDAEDAVYARDGYDYDGYRLRVEFPRSGRGMGRGGFGGGGGGGGGGGGGGGGGAPRGRYGPPSRRSEYRVIVSGLPPSGSWQDLKDHMREAGDVCYADVFRDGTGVVEFVRKEDMTYAVRKLDNTKFRSHEGETAYIRVKVDGPRSPSYGRSRSRSRSRSRSRSRSNNRSRSYSPRRSRGSPQYSPRHSRSRSRS